In Terriglobus aquaticus, the genomic window GTCGCCCCAAACGCTTGCGCCGGGGTTGTACTGGAAAAACATGTGGTATCGGCCGTCAAAGTACACCGGTGCGCAAGGGTCGTTCATCCAGCCGCGGCGCGGCATCAGGTGATAGCGCGGTCGCAGAGGGTCGCTATCGATCTGCGGCTGCGGCGGGAACTCCGGTGCCAGTGCCTTGGCAAGGCGCGAAAGAGATAACGCGGCCGCAGTGCCGGTAGCAATTTCGAGGAGACGACGGCGGGTCAGCATGGGCTATCCGATTGTCCGCCCGCGACCCAGGCGTGGCAAGCTGCGCCTGCGGAGGGCGGTCTTGGGTGCGGCATATGGAACGATCTTTTTCTGTTGCGACAGACCCAAGCCATCGGCACAATGGGGCAGATCGGAGGCTCTGATGCGCACCGTCGTCCTGGCTTCTCTGCTGGGCGCTGCCCTGCTCCCGCCCTCCATGCTGCCGCAGACCGACGCGCCAGCGCAGACGGATACTGCAAAACAATCGACCGAGCCTCGCGACCACTCATCGAAGCACCCTGTTCGAAAACACCGAGCGAAGAGATCCAGCCACAGCGAGCCGGACAACTCCAACCCGCCGACGTTTGGGGACGCGAAGCCGGACTCGGCTGGCAACAAGCCGAAGCCATAGCAGCGAAGTTCTGGGGACACAATGAAGTGGAGCGATCTACCGCAGCGTTGGAAGCCCTGGCTGGACCTGCTGCAAAGCGTCGGTACGATCGTGGCGCTCGTGGCGGGCGCGTACTGGTTCTATCTGCAACGCAGCACTGTGCCGCAGATTCGGCTGGAACAGATCGTGACTCAACGGCCACTCGCCGGCGCCGACGATCGGACGCTGATCACGGTTGAGGTACGCACCACGAATGTCGGCAAAGTGAAGGTGGACCTGACCGGCGGCACCATGGACATTCACCAGCTCAACCCAACGGGCAGACGCGACCCGTTTACGATGGTGCAACTCGGTGACCTGACGCTGGAGCCGGGAGAGACGGATCAATCCCTGTTTCAGACGTTTGTCTTCGTGAACTCGGTGAAAACCATCCAGGTTCACTCGGCCTACAAGGTTCCGGCCAGCAAGGAAATGTACTGGAACCTGTACAGCCCGGTGGATCTTGGCGAGAAGGCTGCCGGCAAGGAGACCGCAAGTACGACGGTGGCACAGCGTTAGTCCGCCGTTACCGCCGCTTCTTGCCCTTCTTGTCTTTCTTTTCCTCGGGCGCCAACTGCGCTTCCGCCGGCGGCGTGGTGCCGGGCGGCAGCACGCGGCGCGTGTTGTTGCCTTCCAAGCGGTAGGTCTTCGTGATGAGCTGATTCTTCGGCGGCGTCCACATTCCCGTCTGCGGATTCGGCTGCGGCAGCGGCGCGCCCGCGGCCAGCACGGTGTAGCTGTAGCTGGGCGCCGGGCCAACGAAAGGCGATCCCTTTTGCGGGTTCGTCGTGCCTGGGTCCGTGCCGATCTTTACCGGCAGGTAGCCGAGAATATTGCGGTCGCGATTGGCGCCTTCGTAGCGGTGGTGCTTGGTGTTCCAGTAGAAGACGCGCAACTGGTTGAAGTCGTACGGCAGGCCGGCCTTGAACGGACTGAGCACGACGACGTAGTTGGGAACGTCCTTGCTGGCGCCCTCGATCTCCGGGTCGTTCACCATGTTCAGCACGTACGCGCCGACAATGCGCTGGTTCTCCGCGTAGCGCGCGACCGAATCCGGCACGTCCACGTCGAGCATGCGGCTCAGCATCCAGCCGGTGTGACCGTGGGTGTCGCGGACCAGCCACCAGTCTTCCATGGGCGGCGGCTCCGGAGCCTCGGGAGCAGCGGCTGCAACCGGTGTAGCTTTGCCTTTGCCTTTGCCGGCCGGAACCGGCGTAGGGGCCACCGGCATACCGGGCGGCTGCGGCTTCAGCGTGCTGGCGCGTGCCAGCAGCTTCAATTTGTCGCCTTCGTCCAGGCGGTAGAGCTTGTCGGTATCGCGGCCCGGTTTGGTATGGAGGTACACGTCGTCGCGCACCACGCCGCTGGCCACGGGAACGTCCTTCTCGTGCTGCGCGTTCAAGTCGTCGAACTCTTTGGAGACGGCCTCGGTCGCGACCGCTTTTTCGTCGATCCAACCCACCTCGCCCTTATCGGTGCGGACCTGGTAGAAGCGCTTGTTCGACTGCAGGATCTCGAGCCGCTGACCGTTGCTGACATTGCCGGTGCGATTGGAAACGGCAGCGATGCGGTCGCGCAGAAAGGTCGACTTGGCCGTGACGTACACGTAGTGCGTCAGGATCTTCGGCTTCATGCTGCTGCAGCCGACGAGCGACGCGGCGGCCAGCAGCGCCGGCAACGCAGTTGAGGTGCGAAGGCGGCACAGCAGAAGGGGTCGTTTCAGCAGGTTCATCGTACCGATTCAGGGTAGCATCGGCCGGTTTTGCACCGAGGCGGGCGCCTAGTGCGAAAGCGCGACGAAGCTTGCTCCCGTTCCGGTGGCGCTGGAGCTGACCACGTACAGGCGGCCCGGGTTGGTGGAGTCGAAGCCGTAGAGTGTCAGGTCGGGCGACCCGCCAGAAGCCGCCACCAGCACCCACTTGCCTGACGAATCGATGCCGATGGACGTGGCACCGATGCCGGACGAGAACGGCGAGCCCGGCACCGCGGTCAGGGCTTCGTTTGTGTCGATGGAGTATCCGGTGACCGTGCTGTCTGCCTGGTTGGTCACGTAGACGTACGTTCCCGCGCTGTTGACGGCGACGCTGGTGGGCGTGTTGCCGGTGCCGTAGATCTTTGTCGTGGTGGGCGTAAGGGCACCGTTGCTGGCGACCGACTCCACGAGAAGGCCCTGCGAGTTGCCGGTACGGGTCAGGAACAGGTACTTGCCCGTGGGATCCCAAGCCAAGCCGCGATCGGCCGTGAGCGAGTCGACGGCCGGCGTCGTGGAGAGTTGCGAGAAGGCCCCACTCGACGTGTTGAAGTTGAACAGGATTTGGCCGCCCACACCCATCGCAGCCGCCACAATCGTTCCCGCGGGGTTGATGCGCAGGTGGTACGGAATCGTGCCGCTATTGGGGAGCGTGAAGCCGATGCCCTGCTGTGCCGTCAACGCGCCGGTGGTGCTGTTGATCGAAAACAGGTCGATGCCCTGGCCGCTGCCGTCGAGCACCATAAGCCAGTTGCCGTCAGGCGAGACCTGCATGTCGGTCACGTTGGCGTTCACCAGCGCCGATCCGCTGTTCAGGGAGGTCAGCACTCCCGTGGACGAGATGCTGTAGCCGAAGATTTCGGACGCATTCCCGACGTAGAGGAAGCCGTTGTTGCGGCTGACAGCCGCCGCGGTCGGCTGGCTCGTCGAGATGGAGATTGGCGATCCGGACAGGGCCGCGAGCGCGCCTGCCGACGAAATGCCCAGGCCGGCCACGCTGCCGCCTTGGCTGTTCACGACAAAGGCATAGTTGTTCGCGCTGGTGCCGCTGCCGCCGGAGCTGTCGCACGAGCTGTCGTGGAAGAAGCTTCCGCAGCCGCTGCTGTTCGTGTTCGTAAAGAACGAGCTGCCACACCCGCTAAGACCCGGCAAAGCAAGCAGGGACAAGGCGGCAAGAAACGGGAGCGTGTGGCGGCGCATGACGATTGGACGGGGCTGCACGCGGTTTGGAGGCGTACTCTGGGCCACTAATTCGGCCGGCGCTGGCAGTCGGCGCACAAGCCGATCACGTCGATGCTCAGCCGCTCCACGGCAAACCCGTTGGACAGGCGCTCGGAATATGCGGGCAGGCCCAACTCTTCGGGGGCGCAGTCCTGGATCTGTTTGCAGACGCTGCACACCAGGTGGTGGTGCGGATGGCTGTTCATCTCAACCCGCAAGGTGCCGTGGTGCATGGAAAGCTGGCGAAAGACGCCGCTTTCCACAAACAGGTGAATATTCTTGTACACCGTAGCCAGCGAGATCGTAGGCAACCGGCGCTTCACGACGGCGTACACCTCTTCCGGAGACGGGTGGCCGTGCATGCCCTGCATGGTCTCGTACAGCACCTGGCGCTGATGGGTAACGGCAATGCCGTGTTCCGCGCACAGGCTCCGAAATGTAACGGCCGTGTCGTGCATGTCCAGCATTCAGTAGAAAAGCTGGCCGGGGCGCTGTCAAGGCAGTTGCGGCGCGTTGCGAGCCGGGCCTCCAACGCCTATGCTGGCTGCGACACAGCTCCGCACCGGAGCCGGGGAGACTCACGTTTTGATTCGAAACGCCCAACGCCTTCTGCTCCACCTGACGATGCTTGCCGTGGTCTTCGGGATCCTGCCCGGCACCGCTCTGCTGGCCGCGGGTAAACCACGGTCTCGCTGGACGCCGGACCAGGCGACTGCTTACATGCAGCGTCAGCCGTACCCGGTCGGAGCGAATTTCCTGCCCAAGAACTCGATCAACGAGCTGGAGATGTGGCAGGCGGCAACGTTCGATCCCAGCGAGATTGACACGGAGCTCGGCAGGGCGCAGGGCATCGGGATGACGACGATGCGCGTCTTTCTCCACGACCTGCTGTGGCAGGGCGACTCGGCCGGCCTCCTGCAGCGCATGGAACAGTTCCTGGCGATCAGCAAGAAGCACGGCATCAAGCCCGTGTTCGTGCTGTTCGATAGCTGCTGGGATCCCAACCCGCGGCTCGGGCAGCAGCACGCTCCCATTCCGGGTGTTCACAACAGCGGATGGGTGCAGGCGCCCGGCGTCGCGCTGGCTGACCCGGCGCAGCACAAGCGCTTCGAGGCATATGTGAAGGGCGTCGTCGGTCACTTCGCCAATGACGACCGCATCCTGGCCTGGGATGTTTGGAACGAGCCGGACAACGGTGGTGGCGGCAACTACGCGGACAACCTGCCGGACAAGGTAGCGCTGATGGATGCGATGCTGCCGGAGGTGTTCGCCTGGGCGCGCGCCGAGGGGCCGAGCCAGCCGCTGACCAGCGGCATCTGGCACGACGAAGCGACCTGGAGCGATCCGTCGAAGTGGACCGCGACGGAGAAGATTCAGCTCTCCGAGAGCGACATCATCAGCTTCCACAACTACGACTGGCCGGAGAAGTTCCAGGCGCGTATCGATTCGCTGAAGCCGCTGGGGCGGCCGCTGCTATGCACCGAGTACATGGCGCGCGGCAACGGCTCGACCTTCGACGGAAACCTGCCAGTGGCCGCGAAGAACAACGTGGGCGCGATCAACTGGGGCCTGGTGCAGGGTAAGGAACAGACCAACCTGCCCTGGGATAGCTGGGCCCATCCGTACACCGACCGCGAACCGCCCATCTGGTTTCACGACGTCTTTTACTCGGACGGACGGCCATATCGGGAGGCCGAGGTGAACCTGATCCGGCAGATCAGCCAGGAGAAGAACGCGGCGAAGTAGCACCTGTAAGGGTCGGCAGCAAAGAGGGCGCGGCAGATGCCGCGCCCCTGCCTCTGATGCCCTGCTCTACTTCGTGGTGTCCGTGACAAACACCTGGTCCGGCTTAGGACCGAGGAAGCGGTAAAGCGCGAACTGGCGCGAGGTTTGGTTCCGCAACTCGAACAGGAGATCGGCGCGGTTGGATGCATCCGCGTCCACAGCGTCGACAAGGCGGTAGCGCGGCGCGCGGTCCAGGTGCGCAGCGTCGGTAACGGAGCGCAAGCCGACGATCAGCTTGCCATCGGGATCGCGCTGGGCAACCACCGTGACAAAGCGCACGGGAGCCGCACCCGTGGTGGCAGTCTGTGCGGTGTAGACGTACGTAAGCGGAGCGTCAAAGCTGAGCGTGTACGCCGCGATCTGCTCGTTCTGCAGGGCGTCGTTGCCAGTTGAGGCCGAAGCTAGCGGCTTGCGCGCTGCTGGACTCCTTCGTGTCGCTGCAGCCGACCGGGGCCGAACTGCGGCCGCGCCTTTGTTCGGGGCCGCCGGAGCGGCGCCACCCGGTGCAGGACCTGCGGCATCTGTGGCCAGCGATGGGTTGTGCAACACGGCCTGGGCAAGGGTCCGCATTTCGCCCAGTGCGGCGGTGCGTTCCTGCTCGCTCGCGAAGGGCGTGCTGAAGTCGTGCGTGGGGCGGTCTTTGGGGTCGGAAACGGCCACGGTCAGGTGCAGGTCGGGTGGCAGGCCCGGCGCGGCAACCGCCTGCAAGTCGGGCATGGACGCCGCTTGAGTGACAGCCGGTGCGCTGGCGGAGGCGCCGGTGTTGCGGCGGAGTTCCGGCCGGCCGTTGTCCGCGATCACGCCGTTCGACGCGGCTGTGGTCGAGGCGCTGACTGTTCCCGCCGAACCGTGCACGCTGTTGGCGCTGTTCACCTCAGATGGGTCGGGCGGAATGTCGATGTCGGAGTCACCGGCAGCCTTGCGCTTGATCACCGGGCGGTCCGGGTCGTCTGCCGGCCCTTTGCCGGCGGCGGTCACGCTCGACGTTTCCTTGGGGCGCTTGGACTTCGGTCCTCCCGTCGTGTCCTCGGGGCGGCGCCGCAGCGTGGGCCGGTCGGGATTCGGAGCCTTGGGGTCGCGGTTGTCGTCATCGGGCAGGCTTACGCGTTGCGCGCGATCGGCGTCGGGGTCCACGTCAGAGGTGTCGCGCGGGTTACGGGTCTTGCTTTGCGAGGAGTCGGACGGAGTGCTGCCGAAATGCGGCTTGCCGTCGTCCTGCACGGGGTAGGCGTGCTGGGTATGGCGCGCGGGGGACTTCGAAATCGCCGTCGTCGTGGGCGCCTTTTCCGGCACGAACTTGCCATAGCCGAACCAGGCCACGTCGAAGGGAACGGTCACCTCGGCGCTGGAGCCGCGCAGGTTCTTGGCGAAGGCAAGATCCAGGTCGCCCAGCGGCTCACCGGCGTGCTGCAACTGGTAGATGTTGCCGGTGTCGAGCGCGAACGGGATCGGCCGCGCCAGGTAGGTGCCCGCGTTTTCGAAGTGGCCGCCAATGAAGAGCGACACGGGGATGAGGCGGGCGGCGGTGGGCTTCTTCAGGTCGCCCGCGTACTCGTAGACGGCGACGGCGCGGGTGACGGGCTCGGACTTCTGCACCTTGTGGATCTGGGCGTGGAGAGGTGCCATCGTGAACGGAAGAGTCACTGCGGCGAAGGCAAGCGTGAAGGAGCGTGCGCGGGGCATCAGGAAGTTGGACGAGTTGTGGCGGGCAAAGGTGACGCCGCGCTGTGCAGGGGCTAGGTGCGGCTCAGGCGAGCAGGACGGGATCGCCAACCCGGAGCGGCCCGGGCGTGACCACGGCGGCGTAGATGCCGAGCCGGCCTTCGTGGTGGCGGTCCAGGTGTTTCATCAGGGTTGGGTCGGGTTCGCTGGTTTCGGGATCGAGCGTGACGACTCGGCAGCGCGGGATGCGTTCCAGCAGGCGCAAGCGGCAGGTTCCGCCGATCCGGAGCGTGCGGCCGGGCAGGGCGTCTTCCGGAAAACTCTCGGCGTTGCCCCTGGTGAGTTCGTGGGAGGCGTCCACGGTAAAAGTGAGGACCAGGTTGGAGCGGAAGCGCCGGGGATCGACGCTCTTGCCGAAAGTTCGATTGAGCACCGCGAGAGTTTGCGTGGAGACGAGGGAGATGGGACGAACGTCGGTGTAGGGGCCGGTGCCGGGATCCTGCTGGAGCGTCATGCGGTTCTGCTGCGGCAGATTCTGCTCCAGGTTGGTCAGCAGCGCCGGGTCGTCCGCGTTGAAGGTGAAGCCGCCGGGTGTTCGAATCTCGGCTCCGTTACCGCTAACGTGGGCACTGTACAGCAGCATCGCCGCGCGTTCGCGGCTGGTCAGGCGTGGTTTGCCCACCGGAGCGCCGCTGCTCACGAGGGCGTAGCGGCGGTCGCCGGCGATGCCGTCCGCCAGCACTTCGAGTGAGTCCACCTGCTCACCGCGCATGCTCTTGACCGGGTAGCGCCAGAGCTCGGCGATGTGGGCGATGGCGGTGCCGTCCGGCATCAGTGCGCGGCGGCCTCGTCTTCGTTGTGCTGCAACGTGAGCGAAATCAGGATGGTGACGAGCAGGATCGCAAAGATGATGGCCAGCGAGGCGAGCGGCGTGAACTCAAACCACGGGTCGATGATCATCTTGATCGCCGCAAAGGCGAGCACCGCGGCCAGGCCGTAGTGCAGGTACTTCAGCTTGGCCAGGGCGTGCGCCAGGACGAAGAAGAGCGAACGCAGGCCCATGACGGCGAGGATGTTCGACGTGTACGCGATGAAGGTGTGGCGCGTGATGGACAGCACCGCGGGAATCGAATCGAGCGCAAAGACGAAATCCGTGAAGGCGATGGCGATTAGTGCCAGCAGAAGGACGGTCGGCGCGCGGTGGCCGTTTTCCTGGACGAAGAAGCCGTCCTGCGACTCGGAAAATGTGGTCTTCGACTCGAGCCACTGCTGCCACTTCGGCTTCGCAGGTTTGTCATGCTTCTGCGGCAGCACCAGACGGATCGCGGCAATCAGCAGAAGCACCGCAAAGATGTAGGTGACCCAGGCGAAGCGGTCCAGCAGCTTGACGCCCGCGACGATAAACGCAGCACGCATAACGACCGCGCCCAGAATGCCCCAGAAGAGCACCTTGCGCTGCTTGTCCGGCTTGACCTGAAAGCTTTGGAACAGCAGAAGAAAGACGAAGAGGTTGTCGATGGAGAGCGACTCTTCAAGAGCGAAGCCGGCAAAGAACTCCTGCGAAAGCTGGTGATCGAGCGTCGCATACAGGTAGCCGCCGAACAGCACGCCACTGGTGAGCCAGAGCGCGGTAGCGGCGTACGCCCGCGCCGGACTCTGCTTACGCAGCAAGAGGAACTCCACACCCAGGGCGACGAGCAGGAGGACGTGGAAGACGACCCAATGGGTCACGTTGGCGTGCGGCATCTAGTCGGTTGGATGTGTCTGCGAATGATCCGGCTGTAGGTGCCGAGGGCGAATGACGGTGCCGCCATTCACCGTCGGGGGCGATAGGGTGAGAATTTCCTGCAGATACTCTACAAGTTCGATCTCCCGCCCCCGCCCCAGTCCGGCACTCAGCCTCGCCAGAAAGAGACACACAAAGGTGATGACACAGCCCGCGATGGGCACCCCGACACTCCCGCGATCGCTCGAGAACAGCCAAAAAGCAAGAAGGCACAGATCAACGATTAGCGCTGCCGGAACAATGACCCGAAGAGTTCCGGGATAGGCGAACGCGCCGACTAAATTCGTGCCTTGCGGAGCCTCCTCATAGATCAAGGAAAGCTGCCGATTCACTTGCCCCGCACTGAAGAAGCGAAACCCGCGATTTTCAAACCAGGCTTCATGCTCACCAACCCGACCTACGATGCCGATCTGCGGGAGCAGCAGGGCGTCCGAACCGGCCACTTCACGGCGAAGACGCTCGATCAATTGCCGACGATTCAGCCGCGTTTCAATCCTGACGGGCGTCTCTGGCAGAAACAC contains:
- a CDS encoding SH3 domain-containing protein, which produces MNLLKRPLLLCRLRTSTALPALLAAASLVGCSSMKPKILTHYVYVTAKSTFLRDRIAAVSNRTGNVSNGQRLEILQSNKRFYQVRTDKGEVGWIDEKAVATEAVSKEFDDLNAQHEKDVPVASGVVRDDVYLHTKPGRDTDKLYRLDEGDKLKLLARASTLKPQPPGMPVAPTPVPAGKGKGKATPVAAAAPEAPEPPPMEDWWLVRDTHGHTGWMLSRMLDVDVPDSVARYAENQRIVGAYVLNMVNDPEIEGASKDVPNYVVVLSPFKAGLPYDFNQLRVFYWNTKHHRYEGANRDRNILGYLPVKIGTDPGTTNPQKGSPFVGPAPSYSYTVLAAGAPLPQPNPQTGMWTPPKNQLITKTYRLEGNNTRRVLPPGTTPPAEAQLAPEEKKDKKGKKRR
- a CDS encoding lactonase family protein, which gives rise to MQPRPIVMRRHTLPFLAALSLLALPGLSGCGSSFFTNTNSSGCGSFFHDSSCDSSGGSGTSANNYAFVVNSQGGSVAGLGISSAGALAALSGSPISISTSQPTAAAVSRNNGFLYVGNASEIFGYSISSTGVLTSLNSGSALVNANVTDMQVSPDGNWLMVLDGSGQGIDLFSINSTTGALTAQQGIGFTLPNSGTIPYHLRINPAGTIVAAAMGVGGQILFNFNTSSGAFSQLSTTPAVDSLTADRGLAWDPTGKYLFLTRTGNSQGLLVESVASNGALTPTTTKIYGTGNTPTSVAVNSAGTYVYVTNQADSTVTGYSIDTNEALTAVPGSPFSSGIGATSIGIDSSGKWVLVAASGGSPDLTLYGFDSTNPGRLYVVSSSATGTGASFVALSH
- a CDS encoding Fur family transcriptional regulator — protein: MLDMHDTAVTFRSLCAEHGIAVTHQRQVLYETMQGMHGHPSPEEVYAVVKRRLPTISLATVYKNIHLFVESGVFRQLSMHHGTLRVEMNSHPHHHLVCSVCKQIQDCAPEELGLPAYSERLSNGFAVERLSIDVIGLCADCQRRPN
- a CDS encoding cellulase family glycosylhydrolase — encoded protein: MIRNAQRLLLHLTMLAVVFGILPGTALLAAGKPRSRWTPDQATAYMQRQPYPVGANFLPKNSINELEMWQAATFDPSEIDTELGRAQGIGMTTMRVFLHDLLWQGDSAGLLQRMEQFLAISKKHGIKPVFVLFDSCWDPNPRLGQQHAPIPGVHNSGWVQAPGVALADPAQHKRFEAYVKGVVGHFANDDRILAWDVWNEPDNGGGGNYADNLPDKVALMDAMLPEVFAWARAEGPSQPLTSGIWHDEATWSDPSKWTATEKIQLSESDIISFHNYDWPEKFQARIDSLKPLGRPLLCTEYMARGNGSTFDGNLPVAAKNNVGAINWGLVQGKEQTNLPWDSWAHPYTDREPPIWFHDVFYSDGRPYREAEVNLIRQISQEKNAAK
- a CDS encoding MOSC domain-containing protein, which codes for MPDGTAIAHIAELWRYPVKSMRGEQVDSLEVLADGIAGDRRYALVSSGAPVGKPRLTSRERAAMLLYSAHVSGNGAEIRTPGGFTFNADDPALLTNLEQNLPQQNRMTLQQDPGTGPYTDVRPISLVSTQTLAVLNRTFGKSVDPRRFRSNLVLTFTVDASHELTRGNAESFPEDALPGRTLRIGGTCRLRLLERIPRCRVVTLDPETSEPDPTLMKHLDRHHEGRLGIYAAVVTPGPLRVGDPVLLA
- a CDS encoding TerC/Alx family metal homeostasis membrane protein, encoding MPHANVTHWVVFHVLLLVALGVEFLLLRKQSPARAYAATALWLTSGVLFGGYLYATLDHQLSQEFFAGFALEESLSIDNLFVFLLLFQSFQVKPDKQRKVLFWGILGAVVMRAAFIVAGVKLLDRFAWVTYIFAVLLLIAAIRLVLPQKHDKPAKPKWQQWLESKTTFSESQDGFFVQENGHRAPTVLLLALIAIAFTDFVFALDSIPAVLSITRHTFIAYTSNILAVMGLRSLFFVLAHALAKLKYLHYGLAAVLAFAAIKMIIDPWFEFTPLASLAIIFAILLVTILISLTLQHNEDEAAAH